One window from the genome of Drosophila subpulchrella strain 33 F10 #4 breed RU33 unplaced genomic scaffold, RU_Dsub_v1.1 Primary Assembly Seq27, whole genome shotgun sequence encodes:
- the LOC119559640 gene encoding uncharacterized protein LOC119559640, translated as MTPSSNILSISSSTPFCFAGDIGYGRSLKTRAPSISSMECLSMLVTPRPSLSRCSIWLAWISSAALTLLVTGFPTTAGASPKARQKSTPKQLQASDDGSILARSRPDYRKIRLDGNSQRFHELSLPSTLTLAPVSNKPVSCLPKASTSAKGLGSAESMRLTAATTSRRLDLLILKRSLAFWTLRETRRMPLS; from the exons ATGACACCCAGCTCCAACATCTTGTCGATTTCATCTTCGACCCCCTTCTGCTTCGCCGGAGACATCGGATACGGACGATCCTTAAAGACCCGAGCTCCTTCCATCAGCTCAATGGAATGCCTCTCCATGCTGGTGACTCCGAGGCCCTCCCTTTCAAGA TGCTCCATCTGGCTGGCATGGATTTCCTCCGCTGCCTTGACGCTTCTCGTCACCGGCTTCCCCACGACGGCTGGAGCTAGTCCGAAGGCTCGCCAGAAGTCGACTCCGAA GCAGCTCCAAGCGTCCGATGATGGATCGATCCTCGCAAGAAGCCGTCCGGACTACCGAAAAATACGGTTGGACGGTAACTCCCAGCGTTTCCACGAGCTCTCTTTGCCCAGCACACTTACGCTGGCGCCTGTGTCCAACAAGCCGGTGAGCTGCTTGCCCAAGGCTTCCACGTCGGCGAAGGGTCTAGGATCGGCGGAATCTATGCGTTTAACGGCTGCCACCACCTCTCGTCGTCTTGATCTCCTCATCCTGAAGCGCTCCCTCGCCTTCTGGACTCTCCGTGAGACAAGACGCATGCCGCTCAGCTGA
- the LOC119559644 gene encoding uncharacterized protein LOC119559644, translating into MVHHDEYPGVSALGPRILAQEIDVQFLEWPLRLKPCSDSNLHPEAWRFGFLAHLATPDVFPYLDSHSWPIELASQGLQGLRHPTMASLGVRMSTLYQGVRQVLRNPQLPFGSFQFLVHLRITHALEDESAVHLEVRPPQQNRSSRIPVTPLDLSGLPR; encoded by the exons ATGGTCCACCACGATGAATATCCAGGCGTGTCCGCTCTTGGACCTCGGATACTTGCCCAGGAAATCGATGTACAGTTTCTGGAATGGCCTCTCCGTCTCAAACCCTGTTCCGATTCCAACCTGCATCCGGAAGCTTGGCGCTTTGGATTCCTTGCACACCTCGCAACCCCGGACGTATTCCCGTACCTGGATAGTCATTCCTGGCCAATAGAACTGGCGTCGCAGGGTCTCCAAGGTCTTCGTCACCCCACCATGGCCAGCCTTGGGGTCCGAATGAGCACGCTCTACCAAGGTGTGCGTCAGGTTTTGCGGAATCCACAACTTCCATTCGGATCCTTCCAATTCCTCGTCCATCTTCGGATTACTCATGCGCTTGAAGATGAGTCCGCCGTCCACCTTGAGGTCCG TCCTCCGCAGCAAAATCGGTCGTCTCGAATCCCAGTAACTCCGTTGGATCTATCCGGACTTCCTCGATGA
- the LOC119559643 gene encoding uncharacterized protein LOC119559643, with amino-acid sequence MTPSSNILSISSSTPFCFAGDIGYGRSLKTRAPSISSMECLSMLVTPRPSLSRCSIWLAWISSAALTLLVTGFPTTAGASPKARQKSTPKQLQASDDGSILARSRPDYRKIRLDGNSQRFHELSLPSTLTLAPVSNKPVSCLPKASTSAKGLGSAESMRLTAATTSRRLDLLTLKRSLAFWTLRETRRMPLS; translated from the exons ATGACACCCAGCTCCAACATCTTGTCGATTTCATCTTCGACCCCCTTCTGCTTCGCCGGAGACATCGGATACGGACGATCCTTAAAGACCCGAGCTCCTTCCATCAGCTCAATGGAATGCCTCTCCATGCTGGTGACTCCGAGGCCCTCCCTTTCAAGA TGCTCCATCTGGCTGGCATGGATTTCCTCCGCTGCCTTGACGCTTCTCGTCACCGGCTTCCCCACGACGGCTGGAGCTAGTCCGAAGGCTCGCCAGAAGTCGACTCCGAA GCAGCTCCAAGCGTCCGATGATGGATCGATCCTCGCAAGAAGCCGTCCGGACTACCGAAAAATACGGTTGGACGGTAACTCCCAGCGTTTCCACGAGCTCTCTTTGCCCAGCACACTTACGCTGGCGCCTGTGTCCAACAAGCCGGTGAGCTGCTTGCCCAAGGCTTCCACGTCGGCGAAGGGTCTAGGATCGGCGGAATCTATGCGTTTAACGGCTGCCACCACCTCTCGTCGTCTTGATCTCCTCACCCTGAAGCGCTCCCTCGCCTTCTGGACTCTCCGTGAGACAAGACGCATGCCGCTCAGCTGA